The genomic window CTGATGGTGCTGCGGATGACCGGTCATCAGGTTCAACTGGGCGAAGTCGGATACAACCACGGCTCGCAAGGCGAAGCACCGGATATCTGGTTTGTCGATCGTGCGCCGCGCTTGCCTGCTGTGCTTTTTCGACCCCTCGGCCTGTCGTCCATGCCGGACACGGTCGATGGCTGGACCCGCATCGAATCGCGGCCCGCAGAGTTCACCCAGCTTGGAGCCGCTTCCACCTCGACATCTTCGGGGCCGACCATGACCACCCCCGTCTACACATCGCTCAGGTTCCGGGACCTGCGATTGGAATGGACGGCTGTCGCGCCGGATGAAGTGATGGCGCGTATTGGCCGTCTGTACCACGGGGAGACCGTTCCCGCACCCGGAGCGCTCTCCGCTCTGCTGCGCATGGCCGGCCTCACCCCCAGCACCATCGCGACCGCCGAGCCGGCCCTTGCCGCCTCCCTGATCTCGGAAGCCGTGCGGGTGGCCATTGATGTGCCGTCGACGCGGATGCTTCGCCGACTGCTCGCAGAGGGTCTGTCGCCCGATCTCGTGGATGCCAACGGCAACACGCCGCTGATGCGAGCAGCGATGGTCAAGAACACCCTTGCCGTCGAGGCCCTGCTCGAGCACGGAGCCGATCGCTCTGCGCGCGACGCGAAGGGACGAACCGCCGCGGACATTGCACTGGCTGTCGGTCACGCGGAACTCGCCAGAACTCTGGCGCCCGCTGACGTTGCCGCCGATGACTTGGAAACGAGCCGGGCATTCATCGGCGCGCGGATGCGCGAGACGCTGCAAGATTCAGACGCCACCCGCTTGACGGCACTGCTCGCTCAGCACGGTCTTGTCGCCTCCGTGGATCTCGGACTCAATTCCGGGTGCTCTCTGCTGGCCCTCGCGATCGAAAAGCGCAAGCTGCCCCACGTCGATGCCTTGCTTCGGGCGGGCGCCGATGTCAGCGAGCGCTTCACGAATGGCAGCACGCCCATGCACTTCGCGGCGAGCCGTGATGTCGACATCATGCGCCGTCTGCTGGATGCAGGCGGCGATCCAAACCTGAAGGATTCCTCGGGCGCGCCCCTGCACTACGCCGCCAGCGTGAGTCACGCGAGAATGATCGACGCGCTTGTTGACGGTGGGGCCGACGTCGACGCGACTGATGAGAACGGTCACACCCCGCTCGTTCACGCGATCTCCTCCAACCAGACTTCAGCCATCAGCGCCCTTCTCGCTCATGGCGCGGACCCACGTTTCGCCGATCTCACCGGCGAGACGCCGATGGAACGGCTGAAGCCTGGCTGGCATGGAAGGGGCGTCATGGCCGAGATGTGGATGGCCGACGCGCAGCATCATGGCCCCGACCGGCTGGCACCGTATCTGCGAACGCTTGTTGACGACGGTCAGACGCTCGACATTCAGCTCACGCTGAATCCGACCACGTTGCCTGGTCACCATTCGTCGGTTGCCCATCGCGGCCCGCTTCCCCTCGGAGAGTGGGTGGAACTGGCGCGCGATCTCTCGGACTACTGTGTTGTTCGGGGCAAGTGGGACGCTCTGCGCGCGCTGAAGACCTGCGGTTTGCCGGTGTACTTTCCCGGTTCGAACGACGACGGCATGCAAACCCAGGCCGAGGTGATGGATGTTCGTCCGGGAGACGAGCCCGCTGCACTGGTCTACGCCGCGCAGATCCATGGAGGGGCCGTGCCGTTCCTTCTCAAGGTAGCGGGCTC from Rhodanobacteraceae bacterium includes these protein-coding regions:
- a CDS encoding ankyrin repeat domain-containing protein, which translates into the protein MSEESPVRDLASVWAETPLHTGVREGRLSAVAPADVARGAHAMDGLGWTPLHLAAVVDDANAIAWLLTHGAEIDGLSDDHRTALALAAAAGSTRAVKALLAAGASVEVKGQSREILAEAATVPRLEIIQALAQAGAKTKETLAYLLMVLRMTGHQVQLGEVGYNHGSQGEAPDIWFVDRAPRLPAVLFRPLGLSSMPDTVDGWTRIESRPAEFTQLGAASTSTSSGPTMTTPVYTSLRFRDLRLEWTAVAPDEVMARIGRLYHGETVPAPGALSALLRMAGLTPSTIATAEPALAASLISEAVRVAIDVPSTRMLRRLLAEGLSPDLVDANGNTPLMRAAMVKNTLAVEALLEHGADRSARDAKGRTAADIALAVGHAELARTLAPADVAADDLETSRAFIGARMRETLQDSDATRLTALLAQHGLVASVDLGLNSGCSLLALAIEKRKLPHVDALLRAGADVSERFTNGSTPMHFAASRDVDIMRRLLDAGGDPNLKDSSGAPLHYAASVSHARMIDALVDGGADVDATDENGHTPLVHAISSNQTSAISALLAHGADPRFADLTGETPMERLKPGWHGRGVMAEMWMADAQHHGPDRLAPYLRTLVDDGQTLDIQLTLNPTTLPGHHSSVAHRGPLPLGEWVELARDLSDYCVVRGKWDALRALKTCGLPVYFPGSNDDGMQTQAEVMDVRPGDEPAALVYAAQIHGGAVPFLLKVAGSACACAVDAALFGLGGIQFRSSPEIDAFQQRALRALRAAGANLNARAGDAAIALHSGLGLPKGQDGQLLWDDERQLAERYASISPLMEELIRRPHDTPLMRAASEHTFLLVSLLIAEGADVSAPGPDGRNALHRASAAGGVVGAVETVRCLLDAGFAVDQADAAGWRALTIAANPEILRLLVERGASTELDATDQTLLGQTASEKLRARLGVA